In Candidatus Margulisiibacteriota bacterium, a genomic segment contains:
- the thiE gene encoding thiamine phosphate synthase, whose amino-acid sequence MPEVPENFGFYAILTDPLVGYTRLTEILVGNNIPFIQLRVKNKDRSFIKKIALSMQSIVKGSNSRLIINDDVLLTKEIEAHGVHLGQEDMPYQEARKILGPDYIIGLSTHNMTQLQTANSLQPDYIGIGPVFATPTKQKPDPVIGLDGLKSMYKAAQVPAIAIGGINMDNLQTVLATGVKNFSAVRLLNESNHPQAVLKVILKI is encoded by the coding sequence ATGCCTGAGGTTCCTGAAAATTTTGGATTTTATGCGATTCTCACCGACCCGCTGGTTGGCTATACCAGATTAACCGAGATTTTAGTAGGAAATAATATACCTTTCATACAATTACGCGTTAAAAATAAAGACAGATCATTTATAAAAAAAATTGCTTTATCAATGCAATCTATAGTTAAAGGAAGTAATTCCAGATTGATAATTAATGATGATGTTCTGCTGACTAAAGAAATAGAAGCTCATGGAGTTCATTTGGGGCAGGAGGATATGCCCTATCAGGAAGCCAGAAAAATACTGGGCCCGGATTACATTATAGGTTTGTCTACGCATAATATGACCCAGCTGCAAACAGCCAACAGCTTACAGCCTGATTATATAGGCATCGGCCCGGTGTTTGCCACACCCACCAAGCAAAAACCTGATCCTGTTATTGGGCTGGACGGTTTAAAGTCAATGTATAAAGCCGCACAAGTTCCTGCCATAGCAATAGGTGGTATAAATATGGACAATTTGCAAACTGTACTGGCAACCGGAGTGAAGAATTTCAGTGCGGTTCGTTTGCTTAATGAGTCAAATCATCCACAGGCTGTTCTTAAGGTAATTTTAAAAATCTGA
- the cysS gene encoding cysteine--tRNA ligase, whose product MLKVYNTLTHQKEILKPLHGKEIKMYVCGVTVYDLCHIGHARAYIVFDVIRRYLLYRGYKVLYVQNFTDVDDKILNRALERKINPLQLSQDMIKEYFTDMDRLNIKRAEIYPKVTGHIPDIIEFIKQLIKKGYAYQAGHDVYFDVDKFKEYGKLSKRQADDMQAGARIEINEKKVNPLDFALWKGDEKSELTWESPWGKGRPGWHIECSAMSRKYLGDTFDIHGGGHDLVFPHHENEIAQSEALTGKPMANYWVHNGFVRINSEKMSKSLGNFFTIRDVLAKIDPVVLRAFFLMTHYRMPINYAEEDIRDVETAISRVRHSLENLTLSSSKNVTTKQINELREEFIEGMDDDFNTARGMAVMFQVLKEFNKNPDTKLLALLKELMHVLGLDIKPLEHEPVPTAIKEMAEQRWQARQQKEWQKSDDLRNSLKEAGYLVEDGKDGYKLTKLDA is encoded by the coding sequence ATGTTGAAAGTTTATAATACACTTACTCACCAAAAAGAAATTCTGAAACCTCTGCATGGCAAGGAAATCAAAATGTATGTCTGCGGAGTTACGGTTTATGATCTTTGTCATATAGGCCATGCCCGGGCTTATATTGTGTTTGACGTAATAAGGCGCTATTTGCTGTATCGCGGATATAAAGTGCTGTATGTCCAGAACTTCACAGATGTAGACGATAAAATTCTGAACCGTGCGTTGGAAAGAAAAATAAATCCGCTCCAACTTTCTCAGGATATGATAAAGGAATATTTCACAGACATGGACAGACTGAATATCAAACGCGCGGAAATCTATCCCAAGGTTACCGGGCATATTCCCGATATTATCGAATTTATTAAGCAACTCATCAAAAAAGGCTACGCCTATCAGGCAGGACATGATGTTTATTTTGATGTGGACAAGTTTAAAGAGTACGGTAAATTATCCAAACGTCAGGCAGATGACATGCAGGCCGGAGCGAGAATAGAAATTAATGAAAAGAAAGTAAATCCTCTGGATTTCGCTCTATGGAAGGGTGATGAAAAAAGCGAACTGACCTGGGAAAGCCCCTGGGGCAAGGGCAGACCCGGCTGGCACATAGAGTGCAGCGCCATGAGTAGAAAATATCTGGGAGACACTTTTGATATTCACGGTGGCGGACATGATCTGGTCTTCCCGCATCATGAGAATGAAATAGCCCAGTCTGAGGCGCTGACCGGTAAACCTATGGCTAATTACTGGGTGCATAACGGCTTTGTAAGAATTAACTCTGAAAAGATGAGCAAGTCGCTGGGTAATTTTTTTACCATACGTGATGTGCTTGCAAAAATTGATCCTGTTGTACTTCGAGCTTTTTTCCTGATGACTCACTATAGAATGCCCATAAACTATGCAGAAGAAGATATCCGTGATGTAGAAACCGCAATCTCCAGAGTAAGACATAGCCTGGAAAATTTGACACTTTCAAGTAGTAAAAATGTTACAACGAAACAGATAAACGAACTCCGTGAGGAATTTATAGAAGGAATGGATGATGATTTTAATACAGCCAGAGGCATGGCCGTGATGTTTCAGGTTTTGAAGGAATTCAACAAGAACCCTGATACAAAACTTCTTGCCTTATTAAAAGAACTAATGCATGTTCTGGGACTGGATATAAAGCCGCTTGAACATGAACCGGTTCCGACTGCTATCAAAGAAATGGCTGAACAGCGCTGGCAGGCCAGACAGCAGAAGGAATGGCAGAAATCAGATGATTTAAGAAATTCTCTTAAAGAAGCAGGGTACCTTGTAGAAGACGGTAAAGACGGTTATAAGCTAACGAAACTTGATGCCTGA
- the ispF gene encoding 2-C-methyl-D-erythritol 2,4-cyclodiphosphate synthase → MYRVGNGFDVHQLVIGRKLRIGGVEIPYEKGLLGHSDADVLVHAIMDALLGAAGLGDIGQYFPDNKIEYKNIDSLILLKKVREIIKEFNIVNIDSVIIAQEPKMQPYFSDMKENIARVLRVNYTQINMKATTTETMGFTGRKEGIAVLATALLKEKKINVESL, encoded by the coding sequence ATGTACAGAGTAGGTAACGGCTTTGATGTGCATCAACTGGTTATCGGCAGAAAGCTGAGAATCGGCGGTGTGGAAATACCCTATGAAAAAGGACTGCTTGGCCACAGCGACGCTGATGTTCTGGTGCATGCCATTATGGACGCCCTTCTGGGAGCAGCCGGTTTGGGTGATATAGGTCAATATTTCCCGGATAATAAAATTGAGTACAAAAATATCGACAGCCTGATACTTTTAAAGAAAGTAAGGGAAATTATTAAAGAATTCAATATAGTTAATATCGATTCTGTAATTATTGCGCAGGAACCTAAAATGCAACCTTATTTTTCTGATATGAAGGAGAACATAGCCCGTGTATTGAGAGTTAATTATACCCAGATCAATATGAAGGCCACAACCACAGAGACTATGGGCTTCACCGGCAGGAAAGAAGGTATAGCCGTACTGGCTACCGCTCTTTTAAAAGAAAAAAAGATTAATGTTGAAAGTTTATAA
- a CDS encoding DGQHR domain-containing protein: MLTDEQKQEKREKASFKRKIISVFKNTGFQYLNTENVNVKFGLKKGELDYVFLFENIILVCEDTITREQKHIKTHLRNKTIFFQEIVNDKSSLIKFLKERFNDKFGEFHIYNDSRYQIFFLYFTKNKLNLSSDEIQLYQPCRIVQLASLNYFVKMAQNIKYSARNEIFRFLDVSSKHLGISNSAATERNIETTIIYPADNTGLRNGVRIVSFMMSAEILLRNCFVLRKDNWEDSIQLYQRLIEKPRIQRIREYLAEHKTTFFNNIIVSLPKGISFKDKEKGEVINIDNIHTFENFKMCIPDEINSICVIDGQHRIFAHYQGDDIHEKVICKLRDKLHLLVTGLIFPEGMRSLERRKYESEIFLDINSNAKPVPPDVLLHIETLKDPFSNIGIARQVLDELNNKQLFLNFFQLSLMEKSKIKIASIIKFALKYLVDILKYPDDEYSLFNYWNEKEKDTLLKQQNEKLLKEYVVFISTTLEAYFSALKATFQNDWLDNESKILSTTSINGFIIALRRSLPKYNIKGFDFYKQCFDKLKINFSKQNFPYTSSQYAKFSKQILEQCFDLITDESEKLN, encoded by the coding sequence ATGTTAACTGATGAGCAAAAACAAGAAAAACGTGAAAAAGCCAGTTTTAAAAGAAAAATAATTTCTGTATTTAAGAATACTGGATTTCAATATCTTAATACAGAGAATGTGAATGTTAAATTTGGTCTAAAAAAAGGGGAGCTTGACTACGTTTTTTTATTTGAAAATATCATTTTGGTTTGTGAGGATACTATTACACGCGAACAAAAACACATCAAAACACATTTAAGAAATAAAACAATATTTTTTCAGGAAATCGTGAATGATAAGTCTAGTTTAATTAAATTCCTTAAAGAAAGATTTAATGATAAATTTGGTGAATTTCATATATATAATGACTCGCGTTATCAAATTTTTTTCCTTTATTTTACAAAGAATAAATTAAATCTTTCATCAGATGAGATTCAGTTATATCAGCCATGTCGAATTGTTCAACTGGCGTCGTTAAATTATTTTGTTAAAATGGCTCAGAATATAAAATATTCGGCAAGAAACGAGATATTCAGGTTTCTTGATGTTTCCTCAAAGCATCTTGGAATATCTAATTCTGCAGCAACAGAAAGAAATATTGAAACTACTATTATATATCCTGCTGATAATACTGGGTTGAGAAATGGTGTAAGAATTGTTTCCTTTATGATGTCAGCAGAAATATTGCTACGCAACTGTTTTGTTTTACGGAAAGATAACTGGGAAGATTCTATTCAGTTGTATCAAAGGCTCATTGAAAAACCTAGGATACAACGTATTCGGGAATACTTAGCTGAGCATAAAACAACTTTTTTTAATAATATTATTGTTAGTTTACCAAAAGGAATCTCTTTTAAAGATAAAGAAAAAGGTGAGGTTATAAATATAGATAATATTCATACATTTGAGAATTTTAAAATGTGCATACCGGATGAAATAAATTCAATATGTGTTATCGATGGCCAGCATAGAATATTTGCTCATTATCAAGGTGACGATATACACGAGAAAGTGATTTGTAAGCTGAGAGATAAATTACATCTTTTGGTAACAGGACTTATTTTCCCTGAGGGAATGAGATCATTAGAAAGAAGAAAATATGAGAGTGAGATTTTTTTAGATATAAATTCAAATGCCAAACCTGTTCCTCCAGATGTACTTCTTCATATTGAAACTCTTAAAGATCCATTTTCTAACATAGGGATAGCACGTCAGGTTCTTGATGAACTTAATAATAAACAACTATTTTTAAATTTTTTTCAACTTTCACTCATGGAAAAATCAAAAATTAAAATAGCATCTATAATTAAATTTGCATTAAAATATTTGGTTGATATTCTTAAATATCCAGATGATGAATACTCTTTATTTAATTATTGGAACGAAAAAGAAAAGGATACTTTATTAAAACAACAAAATGAAAAATTATTGAAGGAATATGTTGTGTTTATCTCAACAACATTAGAGGCTTATTTTAGTGCTCTTAAAGCTACTTTTCAGAATGATTGGTTGGATAATGAGTCAAAAATTTTATCAACTACCTCTATTAATGGTTTTATCATTGCCCTTCGAAGGTCTTTACCAAAATATAATATCAAAGGATTTGATTTTTATAAGCAATGTTTTGATAAATTAAAGATTAATTTTTCTAAACAAAATTTTCCTTATACATCAAGTCAATATGCAAAATTTTCAAAACAAATATTAGAACAGTGTTTTGATTTAATAACTGACGAATCCGAAAAATTAAACTAA
- a CDS encoding tetratricopeptide repeat protein, producing the protein MAIRRNFCPYCGRKLHWFGIPEVELSKPILQAILKRKNFLVRQKLQHIKEFYFREKVTEIPLLELQDAINLNPQNIKARFQLALYYIEKKRHDKAKEEFNEILKIDPKNVNAFFQLGNIAVEEKNFEEAITYCEKILEYEPDNVGAMYNKAVGYYYLGDLQKALDEFRAILLKEPENEDVPKAIQEISSKLN; encoded by the coding sequence ATGGCCATTCGCAGAAATTTTTGCCCGTATTGCGGACGCAAACTGCATTGGTTCGGAATTCCTGAAGTAGAGCTCAGTAAACCCATTTTGCAGGCAATTTTGAAACGCAAGAATTTTTTAGTGCGTCAGAAACTGCAGCATATTAAGGAGTTTTATTTCCGCGAAAAGGTTACAGAAATACCTTTGCTGGAACTGCAGGATGCCATTAATCTTAATCCGCAGAATATTAAGGCCCGTTTTCAGCTGGCTTTATATTATATCGAGAAAAAAAGGCATGATAAAGCCAAGGAAGAATTTAATGAAATTCTGAAAATTGATCCGAAAAATGTTAATGCCTTTTTTCAGCTGGGCAATATTGCCGTGGAAGAGAAAAATTTTGAAGAAGCAATCACTTATTGCGAAAAGATATTGGAATATGAGCCTGATAATGTGGGAGCCATGTATAACAAAGCTGTGGGTTACTATTATCTGGGCGATCTGCAAAAGGCGCTGGATGAATTTCGGGCCATTCTGCTGAAGGAACCGGAAAACGAAGACGTGCCGAAGGCGATACAGGAGATATCGAGTAAATTAAATTAA
- a CDS encoding bacteriohemerythrin, translated as MLRFEWDNKYSVNIDSIDEQHKKLLMVMNDLHYAMVQGKGRIKVAKLLRALLDYSLTHSSYEEAYMSSISYPGLNNHKLEHQTFINNIKSFMEKAENPNIALPIDVINFLKDWFLSHVLIEDKKYEEFSKR; from the coding sequence ATGCTTAGATTTGAATGGGATAATAAATATTCGGTAAACATCGATTCGATAGATGAACAGCATAAAAAATTATTAATGGTCATGAATGACCTGCATTATGCTATGGTCCAGGGGAAGGGACGGATAAAGGTGGCTAAGCTTTTACGCGCGCTGCTTGATTATTCTTTGACGCATTCCTCATATGAAGAAGCTTATATGTCGTCAATATCCTATCCCGGACTCAATAACCATAAACTGGAGCATCAGACCTTTATTAACAATATCAAATCATTTATGGAGAAAGCTGAAAATCCAAACATAGCCTTGCCTATAGATGTTATCAATTTCTTAAAGGACTGGTTTTTGAGCCATGTGCTGATTGAAGATAAAAAATATGAAGAATTTTCCAAGCGTTAA
- a CDS encoding type II secretion system protein produces MKKAFTLIELLIVMTVIAILAGILIPSFRGYQSEAWLVKAEGDIGALQIAVESYFRNHDNKYPDTLEDLLTSNPRYIPQLPKDPFRTATNRYGYEVVTKKPGSEPYYVIYSNGPNHVKNWSWNATKGEVVMDKDSDDILFTNAIIQ; encoded by the coding sequence TTGAAAAAAGCGTTTACATTAATAGAACTTCTTATTGTAATGACGGTCATAGCCATTTTGGCAGGCATTTTGATACCATCTTTCCGTGGTTATCAATCCGAAGCCTGGCTGGTGAAAGCCGAAGGAGATATAGGAGCGCTGCAAATAGCGGTGGAATCTTATTTCCGCAATCACGATAATAAATATCCAGATACTCTGGAAGATTTGCTAACCAGCAACCCACGCTATATACCGCAACTTCCTAAAGATCCTTTCAGAACTGCCACCAACCGTTATGGCTACGAAGTTGTTACAAAAAAACCGGGAAGCGAACCATATTATGTTATCTATTCTAACGGCCCCAATCACGTCAAAAACTGGAGCTGGAACGCCACAAAAGGTGAAGTCGTCATGGATAAAGACAGTGATGATATACTCTTCACCAATGCAATTATCCAATAG
- a CDS encoding homoserine O-acetyltransferase, with product MPEFPPNSVGIVQKKSFTFGYPPDELPLESGRTLGPITISYETYGELNRDKTNAILILNALSGDSHAAGYYAKTDKYPGWWDGLIGPKKAFDTNKYFIICSNVIGGCMGSTGPSSIYPITGKPYGMLFPVITIKDMVNAQLQLVEHLGINKLLCATGGSMGGMQALEWARSHPDRVRSIIPVACSAHLSPQGIAFNEIGRQTIMADPNWNQGDYYNKKPPVYGLAIARMIGHITYLSEEKMQKKFGRKMVHSDVITHKAEDQFEVESYLHYKGHTFVERFDANSYLYITRAIDLFDLSANGDLERGIKSIKCSTLFITMSSDWLFPVSETKKLYEILKNKNRKTDYVEIQSIHGHDGFLIETEKMTEPIKKFLKSVN from the coding sequence ATGCCTGAATTTCCACCTAACAGTGTTGGAATAGTTCAAAAAAAATCTTTCACCTTCGGATACCCGCCAGATGAATTGCCATTGGAAAGCGGTCGTACACTTGGTCCAATAACGATTTCTTATGAAACCTATGGTGAACTAAATCGGGATAAAACTAACGCCATACTTATACTCAACGCGCTTTCAGGTGATTCACATGCTGCAGGCTATTATGCCAAAACAGACAAATATCCCGGCTGGTGGGATGGATTGATAGGGCCGAAGAAAGCTTTTGACACCAATAAATATTTTATTATTTGTTCCAATGTAATAGGCGGATGTATGGGATCTACCGGCCCGTCATCCATTTATCCAATAACCGGCAAACCCTATGGTATGCTTTTTCCTGTTATTACAATCAAGGATATGGTCAACGCACAGCTACAGCTTGTTGAGCATTTGGGAATTAATAAACTTCTTTGCGCAACCGGGGGTTCAATGGGAGGTATGCAAGCACTGGAATGGGCGAGAAGCCACCCGGATCGTGTCCGAAGCATTATTCCTGTAGCTTGTTCAGCCCACCTGTCTCCGCAGGGAATAGCCTTTAATGAAATAGGACGACAAACAATAATGGCTGATCCTAACTGGAATCAAGGCGATTATTATAACAAGAAACCGCCGGTATATGGACTTGCCATTGCCAGGATGATCGGACATATCACCTATTTAAGTGAAGAAAAAATGCAAAAAAAATTCGGACGGAAAATGGTCCATTCCGATGTTATAACTCATAAGGCAGAAGACCAGTTTGAGGTAGAAAGCTATTTACATTATAAAGGACATACATTTGTAGAACGTTTTGATGCCAACTCTTACCTCTATATAACAAGGGCCATAGACCTTTTTGATCTGTCAGCCAATGGCGACCTGGAACGTGGAATAAAGTCCATCAAATGCAGTACTCTATTCATAACAATGAGTTCGGACTGGTTGTTCCCTGTCTCCGAAACCAAAAAACTTTATGAAATATTAAAAAATAAAAATAGAAAAACCGATTATGTAGAAATTCAAAGTATTCATGGTCATGACGGTTTTCTGATTGAAACTGAAAAAATGACCGAACCTATAAAAAAATTCTTAAAATCGGTTAATTAG